In a genomic window of uncultured Flavobacterium sp.:
- a CDS encoding AraC family transcriptional regulator codes for MKKENLYEPFTVSFETLDEYPDVGDRHNFFELVYILDGTGSQCINKNIFEYDAGHMFLLTPEDCHNFTIETKTKFFFLRFNDIYLKNSSLQNENIQRLEYILQNANHQPGCILKNEADKCLVKVMVEAIIREHQDKDVYNKELIQQLVNTLIIIVARNIAKYLPEQVNIGCEAKAMDILQYIQTNIYYPEKIKAESLSDYFGISNTYLGRYFKKHANETMQQYISNYKTKLIEHRLQFSDKRINEIAYEFGFTDESHFNKFFKKQRGNSPSEFRKTIRISA; via the coding sequence ATGAAAAAAGAAAATTTATACGAACCTTTTACGGTTTCTTTTGAAACTCTGGATGAATATCCGGATGTTGGAGATCGTCATAATTTCTTTGAATTGGTTTATATTTTGGACGGAACGGGTTCGCAATGTATCAACAAAAATATTTTTGAATATGATGCGGGACATATGTTTTTATTAACGCCTGAGGATTGCCATAATTTTACGATTGAAACTAAAACGAAGTTTTTCTTTTTGAGATTTAATGATATTTATTTGAAAAACTCGAGTTTGCAAAATGAGAATATTCAGCGTTTAGAGTATATTCTACAAAATGCAAATCATCAGCCGGGTTGTATTTTGAAGAATGAAGCTGATAAATGTCTGGTAAAAGTAATGGTTGAAGCTATTATTCGCGAACATCAGGATAAGGATGTTTATAATAAGGAATTGATTCAGCAATTGGTAAATACGCTGATTATTATTGTAGCAAGAAATATTGCGAAGTATTTGCCGGAGCAGGTAAATATTGGTTGTGAGGCAAAAGCAATGGATATTTTGCAATATATTCAGACTAATATTTATTATCCGGAGAAGATTAAAGCAGAATCACTTAGTGATTATTTTGGGATTTCGAATACTTATTTAGGGCGTTATTTTAAGAAACATGCCAACGAAACGATGCAGCAATATATCAGTAATTATAAAACGAAACTGATTGAACATCGTTTGCAATTTAGCGATAAGCGAATCAACGAAATTGCGTATGAATTTGGTTTTACTGATGAAAGTCACTTTAATAAATTCTTCAAGAAGCAAAGAGGGAATAGTCCTTCGGAGTTTCGAAAAACGATTCGTATTAGTGCTTGA